The following nucleotide sequence is from Nothobranchius furzeri strain GRZ-AD chromosome 6, NfurGRZ-RIMD1, whole genome shotgun sequence.
gcccacaaaggtgtaactggactacttctttaaagtgacaccaggcccggtgacttttgggacatggtttgtccccctataggaatgtgcgatcatcatgaaacgttcagatcacttacaactcaatagattctaccttcttgtaacgtttcagcctgattggaccttgttttcacacaaatgaacccagaatgatctgaaattgtgcttcgtgcaacataattctgggtgccatttacaaaccttaagtgctaatgactccattcctttttgtggttgtaggggctgttgattggagtacactaaaagaaacctaatctctctaggacattcagaagccaagttataagcccacaaatgtgtaactggactacttctttaaattgacaccagatccggtgacctttgggacatggtttgaccccctataggaatgtgcgatcatcatgaaacgttcagatcacttacaactcaatagattctaccttcttgtaacgtttcagcctgattggaccttgttttcactcaaatgaacccagaatgatctgaaattgtgcttcgtgcaacataattctgggtgccatttaaaaaacataagtgctaatgactccattcctttttgtggttgtagggtctgttgattggagtacactaaaacaaacctgatctctctaggacattcagaagccaagttataagcccacaaatgtgtaactggactacttctttaaagtgacaccaggcctggtgacctttgggacatggttttaccccctataggaatgtgcgatcatcataaaatgttcagatcacttacaactcaatagattctaccttcttgtaacgtttcagcctgattggaccttgttttcacacaaatggacccagaatgatgtgaaattgtgcttcgtgcaacataattctgggtgccatttacaaaccataagtgctaatgacgccattcctttttgtggttgtaggggctgttgattggagtacactaaaagaaacctgatctctctaggacattcagaagccatgttataagcccacaaatgtgtaactggactacttctttaaagtgacaccaggcctggtgacctttgggacatggttttaccccctataggaatgtgcgatcatcatgaaacgttcagatcacttacaactcaatagattctaccttcttgtaacgtttcagcctgactggaccttgttttcacacaaatggacccagaatgatgtgaaattgtgcttcgtgcaacataattctgggtgcaatttacaaaccataagtgctaatgactccattcctttttgtggttgtaggggcttttgactggagtacattaaaacaaacctgatcactctagtacattcagaggccaagttataagcccacaaaggtgtaactggactacttctttaaagtgacgccaggcccggtgacctttgggacatggtttgaccccctatatgaatgtgcgatcatcatgaaacgttcagatcacttacaactcaatagattcttccttcttgtaacgtttcagcctgattggaccttgttttcacacaaatgaacccagaatgatgtgaaattgtgcttcgtgcaacataattctgggtgccatttaaaaaccataagtgctaatgactgcattcctttttgtggtaatgggggctgttaattggagtactctaaaacaaacctgacctctctaggatattcagaagccaagttataagcccacaaaggtgtaagtggactacttctttaaattgacaccagatccggtgacctttgggacatggtttgacccccttaggaaagtgctatcatcatgaaacgttcagatcacttacaactcaatagattctaccttctgtaacgtttctgcctgattggaccttgttttcacacaaatgaacccagaatgatgtgaaattgtgctttgtgcaacataattctgggtgccatttaaaaaccataagttctaatgactccattcctttttggggtaatgggggctgttaattggagtactctaaaacaaacctgacctctgtaggatattcagaagccaagttataagcccacaaatgcgtaactggactacttctttaaagtgacaccaggcctggtgacctttgggacatggttttacaccctataggaatgtgcgatcatcatgaaatgttcagatcacttacaactcaatagattctaccttcttgtaacgtttcagcctgattggaccttgttttcacacaaatgaacccagaatgatgtgaaattgtgcttcgtgcaacataattctgggtgccatttaaaaaccataagtgctaatgactccattcctttttgtggtaatgggggctgttaattggagtacactaaaacaaacctgacctctctaggatattcagaagccaacttataagcccacaaaggtgtaactggactacttctttaaagtgacaccaggcccggtgacctttgggacatggtttgaccccctataggaatgtgcgatcatcatgaaacgttcagatcacttacaactcaatagattctaccttcttgtaacgtttcagcctgattggaccttgttttcacacaaatggacccagaatgatgtgaaatagtgctttgtgcaacataattctgggtgccatttacaaaccataagtgctaatgactccattcctttttgtggttgtaggggctgttgattggagtacactaaaacaaacctgatctctctaggacattcagaagccaagttataagcccacaaatgtgtaactggacatcttctttaaattgacaccagattcggtgacgtttgggacatggtttgacccccttaggaaagtgctatcatcatgaaacgttcagatcacttacaactcaatagattctaccttcctgtaacgtttcagcctgactggaccttgttttcacacaaatggacccagaatgatgtgaaattgtgcttcgtgcaacataattctgggtgccatttaaaaaccataggtgctaatgactccattcctttttgtggttgtaggggctgttgattggagtacactaaaacaaacctgatctctctaggacattcagaagccaagttataagcccacaaatgtgtaactggactacttctttaaattgacaccactccggtgacctttgggacatggtttgaccccctataggattgtgcgatcatcatgaaacgttcagatcacttacaactcaatagattctaccttcttgtaacgtttcagcctgattggaccttgttttcacacaaatggacccagaatgatgtagcgttatggatttatgctcttttatgaaagagaaaccatgctacgtattaattcggaatattaattttaataaatcaataaccaaattttatattgttcagaagactcaaaggttgttttcatccataaactgccgataatatctgagtgtctgtgtttcagttcaatgaggaaacaagtttgaaggattaaaagttttaattcttcaaattaaactaatgattttgaaaattgacaaacaggaaataacaatcacattggcaactttgtgggacaatcttttaacagtttatatgctgttcttgctcaaatagaccttctggtgaatttatgaagattgagaatgttgtgacatgaatgcgtgtgtgagtctgattttgcttcaagaagaaacatgtgtctgagtgaagtgatggtttggataaacttaggtcttatcagagaactgcatcaaacgctaaaaccgtgctctgtctcaccgaactcttgtggaccctctttcggatccgggccgtggaggatgttgtggttcatccagatgacaccggcggctgacaggagacataggtgtcgaacggaaccggtccagagttgccctcggtacacgtggatggtagagcgttttatcgatgcgctttcttaagttaattcactcagaaatcaaaagactcggtaatgagtcttcgctagaagtcgcgattcagctattctgcctggcttggcagaaacagcgtgaaaggggggaagaacgagccaacaggctctgccccccctttggttttcaggtctgttctctctcgttgtccaacacgaactgctatcaaaagactgaaaacttaccaaaaacctttctcttctcaaagcaaacgtgcgtcatcaaatgtgtctggagtttactgtgagcaggtgtgtgtggatgtgtgtgaatgtttgtgcttgagtgtgaaggtcagtaccacacattcaacattatctacttaagtgtggattcattaatccattataattaccccaaagcatactagtcattcatttgattaaacacatttataatgagcaaaatgataatggttattttaacattaaaatcaagaaaaagaagtttaaactttatgttttgacttggtctgggtacaactcatgtaaacacatcttctggtagactgcaggtggcagatgttatggtttcctcccagactcgctggcgttcaggtcttaatctgtgggtgaaagttctcagcgacccagctatgacccagctgagtccaacaccaccattgtgacagaaaactcatatttcctcacgttacattccccccttttgtgacgacatggaggtcaagcagaggccacctgacgtcacaaccacaataacgtgatgtactcgtgaaggtagacatcccagatgaaggcaggaacgatgaagcgtcaccacaggtctcgtgtagaagggagtctatcctgatcagatgattaaggccaaaactgttgcaatcattgtaaagtaatccacttagggaatcttgaaagcagagctatttcaatagcagttaattttcatcagcaataatgcaaaggtatgcaaagtataagcagctcgtgtaccacacggagctgggcaggtgatgtattccccaggcgtagtccaggcgaagtccagcgcagacctcgacccatctcgaaccacgaccgaagccccatgcgacaggaaaccagttgaaggctggtgaagacgacccctctgatgggatgtagtccatacgagctcggagaaggagacaaagtgagacagcccacacgatagatagcatttgatgcaaaacaaagaactcaatcaaaacctatctatgggtgcctctgggaaaatgtgggtgccttttgtgaattatctaaagaagaaatgtactgcaccctgttctacgtgtcatgtaaaaacgtgatgcagggaaaacacaaataaaagaaagtaaatcctaactgatatgtgcaactcagcaggctgcattaattaaaggcatatatataaaggaaataatcatgaaaatgaagggcaaattggcttgtggccctttaagggaaatagtaacaaaataaaattaactttgtaatcaaatataatcatgctacacaaagcactaataaaaagatagagatgtaaatcagttctaaaaatgtaaatcagtaggttagtaatccctaaagatgtgagttagtaacaggaccctggctggaggcaggtaacctgaaaaaaaaacccaaaggatatcacatttgttaaaaattcatcccacaaacgagagaatttgtaacggtccaccagtcagtggaaaagaatccggtcagaatagagtcggtcagaatagagttttgaatctggtattgcggacccacagagacacgagtttggacgtatctgtgggagcaggctcataagcgatttggttatcaaactgtttgtatcttgtgttacgaacccacagggaaacttgtttgaatttacctgagggttccgtttggaactggagcgaagctgatggtttagctgttagatcagaacctgattttacctgctcaaagttgtgttgcagcttaacggaggcgactttgttgtgatcagaaatagtagtgaactggaaatgcgaaaatgatgctcgcaaagcgggaggaggctccccaccccccttttgtttctcaaacgtatgccgtgtctgtgagacaggagaagcataacaaagaacagttcttaagctcttaaaagctctattaccaagaagatgcacattgtcacctgaatcgtgctgaaagagtaggtgttcagatgtccaaagacctggaggtgttggacttggaggttctgaaaaggagtgatccaaggatggttgtgtcacgggtgtcaaagccaacctagccatgtttagaatcagatacagacatgatgctagctttgggaacatggtctgtcctgaaaactgaagccaagaatactttatacccaagaatgatggaggttcccacacagaatcagaaaaacccggtttaaccagagtatctacagactgactagaactccgccccgtagaaggtgcagcacctaactccgggtcggaggtcaatgttgtcagccgaattggtggaaggtcagtgtcgatttctgcaatgacccgcccgctcggaggaggcgttcccccgaaccggttgaagtccgcaatggaaaactcagagccactcagcaccccccctttgtcaggaggggccccgagcagagcatcactgcacgcacctacacctcccgggccgggttgccttcccgagcccgtgagagaggtgtgcgcagcaaccaccgagccacctttaatatcgccactgaccacaggactgctggaaaccgcagggttttctgtgtcgtcgtggtcacctgtaagagaaatcacaggaaagagagcacagaggcccgagactaagtcacacccctgtgaaaggagaaaagaattggccaccgtattagcagaggtcacaaactgaaaagtgacaaggtcattcacataaaggtcaagatgtccgggcacaaaccccttaaatggcatggtagctccgtccggagaccacaagtgtttcacggcggctgacttttccatcacgccccgataaagaagctggtttgtgcatgaggcggactgacgagtaaaacagacctctgactgaagcggtgggtcacagcctgaagatttcacacccatgctggagagatggtcagcctttaacatggatgacagaggagaagcattaggaaacaaagggttaagcacaacctgtttgtcagagaggttaaccataggctcaagagatttattcatcttaaaagcagcagagaaagtgttgtttatttcaaaccttgatgttgatggtgggtttttgaccccctggaagaaataaaagtaaagaaaaagtgttgtgaccgcaaacagcatgttgtttgaattcacgtcatgaattgcagaccagaaccacctccgacccagtgcagctggcaccgaaccgcagccactagtccccactgctccgGACCggtggcacccgcctaaaacgggcccgttcgggcgggcggagggaccagcgatgctcggccggtgaacagtctcctgcgtcatggcatgttctggaagcagaacgtcagagaaccttacaccaggtgtaacagtgcaagaaagattttgtcgtgtctcgtccatctcccattaagttcagagcaactcgcgtttttaccttctgagccgacgtaaaactccgggcagattccttaatatgtctcacacaaacaaggactgtccgtagcctacttaactttatgacacagggtaaaacaaggaattgttgatagagaaatgaatacacacaacttcacaagatggaagaaaaaggcatggaaccgagcaacggaggctgtgaaagccgacccgatcaccggtccaaaataaaaataacaaaaaaaaataataaaccctacgctgccgagatactatcagacggacaaacgtagcaaaatgtagattctacacaccgtagcgatttacaagaaccaccgccaatgcgggttttgtgaggacacagactgactgtgtcagaaatggtatgacaatctaacgggacgcgttccctttttgtctaactgtggtgctagcttagctctccggccaggtctagcgttctttgtctgtagcgaccagactcaaactttcccgattaacaagtaggcatctcgccccgcttgtaatacggactttaaaaagcgtacgcaatctgaatgcagtaacgcgtgacggccataacccggcttacgacgtttaccgtgcaatcaagcaacagtaggtgcctacgggcattccgttcagattccgtttctataagtcgcccatgcaatggagatattttccacaataactcgcccacagtgtcaacacactgagacgaaaggtgtccgagaatgtagtctcggttctgaggttcggagaatttagtgagcggaccaatttccggttaagttcaaaataagacatcaaagtgaaacacagagaaaagcgttgtttgtagcttttagatgtaagaaatcagacatatcgcagatatagaagactggatacgctcgccattaaatgtagcgttatggatttatgctcttttatgaaagagaaaccatgctacgtattaattcggaatattaattttaataaatcaataaccaaattttatattgttcagaagactcaaaggttgttttcatccataaactgccgataatatctgagtgtctgtgtttcagttcaatgaggaaacaagtttgaaggattaaaagttttaattcttcaaattaaactaatgattttgaaaattgacaaacaggaaataacaatcacattggcaactttgtgggacaatcttttaacagtttatatgctgttcttgctcaaatagaccttctggtgaatttatgaagattgagaatgttgtgacatgaatgcgtgtgtgagtctgattttgcttcaagaagaaacaggtgtctgagtgaagtgatggtttggataaacttaggtcttatcagagaactgcatcaaacgctaaaaccgtgctctgtctcaccgaactcttgtggaccctctttcggatccgggccgtggaggatgttgtggttcatccagatgacaccggcggctgacaggagacataggtgtcgaacggaaccggtcctgagttgccctcggtacacgtggatggtagagcgttttatcgatgcgctttcttaagttaattcactcagaaatcaaaagactcggtaatgagtcttcgttagaagtcgcgattcagctattctgcctggcttggcagaaacagcgtgaaaggggggaagaacgagccaacaggctctgccccccctttggttttcaggtctgttctctctcgttgtccaacacgaactgctatcaaaagactgaaaacttaccaaaaacctttctcttctcaaagcaaacgtgcgtcatcaaatgtgtctggagtttactgtgagcaggtgtgtgtggatgtgtgtgaatgtttgtgcttgagtgtgaaggtcagtaccacacattcaacattatctacttaagtgtggattcattaatccattataattaccccaaagcatactagtcattcatttgattaaacacatttatgatgagcaaaatgataatggatattttaacattaaaatcaagaaaaagaagtttaaactttatgttttgacttggtctgggtacaactcatgtaaacacatcttctggtagactgcaggtggcagatgttatggtttcctcccagactcgctggcgttcaggtcttaatctgtgggtgaaagttctcagcgacccagctatgacccagctgagtccaacaccaccattgtgacagaaaactcatatttcctcacgttacaatgatgtgaaattgtgcttcgtgcaacataattctgggtgccatttacaaaccataagtgctaatgactccattcctttttgtggttgtaggggctgttgattggagtacattaaaacaaatctgatctctctaggacattcagaggccaagttataagcccacaaatgtgttcctggactactttaaattgacaccagatccggtgacctttgggacatggtttgacccccttaggaaagtgctatcatcatgaaacgttcagatcacttacaactcaatagattctaccttcctgtaacgttgttgcctgattggaccttgttttcacacaaatgaacccagaatgatgtgaaactgtgcttcgtgcaacataattctgggtgccatttaaaaaccataagtgctaatgactccattcctttttggggtaatgggggctgttgattggagtactctaaaacaaaccttacctctctaggatattcagaagccaagttataagcccacaaatgtgtaactggactacttctttaaagtgacaccaatgcctggtgacctttgggacatggtttgaccccctataggaatgtgcgatcatcatgaaacgttcagatcacttacaactcaatagattctcccttcttgtaacgtttcagcctgactggaccttgttttcacacaaatggacccagaatgatgtgaaattgtgcttcgtgcaacataattctgggtgctatttacaaaccataagtgctaatgactccattcctttttgtggttgtaggggctgttgattggagtacattaaaacaaacccgatctctctagtacattcagaggccaagttataagcccacaaaggtgtaactggactacttctttaaagtgacgccaggcccggtgacctttgggacatggttttaccccctataggaatgtgcgatcatcatgaaacgttcagatcacttacaactcaatacattctgccttcttgtaacgtttcagcctgattggaccttgttttcacacaaatgaacccagaatgatgtgaaattgtgcttcgtgcaacataattctgggtaccatttacaaaccataagtgctaatgactccattccattttgtggttgtaggggctgttgattggagtacattaaaacaaacctgatctctctaggacattcagaggccaagttataagcccacaaaggtgtaactggactacttctttaaaactacaccaggcccggtgacctttgggacatggtttgaccccctctaggaatgtgcgatcatcatgaaacgttcagatcacttacaactcaatagattctaccttcttgtaacgtttcagcttgattggaccttgttttcacacaaatgaacccagaatgatatgaaattgtgcttcgtgcaacataattctgggtgccatttaaaaagcataagtgctaatgactccattcctttttgtggtaatgggggctgttaattggagtactctaaaacaaacctgacctctctaggatattcagaagccaagttataagcccacaaaggtgtaactggactacttctttaaagtgacaccaggcccggtgacctttgggacatggtttgacccactataggaatgtgcgatcatcatgaaacgttcagatcacttacaactcaatagattctaccttcttgtaacgtttcagcctgattggaccttgttttcacacaaatgaacccagaatgttctgaaattgtgcttcgtgcaacataattctgggtgccatttaaaaaccataagtgctaatgactccattcctttttgtggttgtcggaactgttgattggagtacactaaaacaaacctgatctctctaggacattcagaagccaagttataagcccacaaatgtgtaactggactacttctttaaagtgacaccaggcctggtgacctttgggacatggttttaccccctataggaatgtgcgatcatcatgaaatgttcagatcacttacaactcaatagattctaccttcttgtaacgtttcagcctgattggaccttgttttcacacaaatggacccagaatgatgtgaaattgtgcttcgtgcaacataattctgggtgccatttacaaaccataagtgctaatgacgccattcctttttgtggttgtaggggctgtttattggagtacactaaaacaaacctgatctctctaggacatgcagaagccaagttataagcccacaaatgtgtaactggactacttctttaaagtgacaccaggcctggtgacctttgggacatggttttaccccctataggaatgtgcgatcatgatgaaacgttcagatcacttacaactcaatagattctaccttcttgtaacgtttcagcctgactggaccttgttttcacacaaatggacccagaatgatgtgaaattgtgcttcgtgcaacataattctgggtgccatttacaaaccataagtgctaatgactccatttctttttgtggttgtaggggctgttgattggagtacattaaaacaaacctgacctctctagtacattcagaggccaagttataagcccgcaaaggtgtaactggactacttctttaaagtgacgccaggccaggtgacc
It contains:
- the LOC139070239 gene encoding uncharacterized protein; this translates as MDETRQNLSCTVTPGVRFSDVLLPEHAMTQETVHRPSIAGPSARPNGPVLGGCHRSGAVGTSGCGSVPAALGRRWFWSAIHDVNSNNMLFAVTTLFLYFYFFQGVKNPPSTSRFEINNTFSAAFKMNKSLEPMVNLSDKQVVLNPLFPNASPLSSMLKADHLSSMGVKSSGCDPPLQSEVCFTRQSASCTNQLLYRGVMEKSAAVKHLWSPDGATMPFKGFVPGHLDLYVNDLVTFQFVTSANTVANSFLLSQGCDLVSGLCALFPVISLTGDHDDTENPAVSSSPVVSGDIKGGSVVAAHTSLTGSGRQPGPGGVGACSDALLGAPPDKGGVLSGSEFSIADFNRFGGTPPPSGRVIAEIDTDLPPIRLTTLTSDPELGAAPSTGRSSSQSVDTLVKPGFSDSVWEPPSFLGIKYSWLQFSGQTMFPKLASCLYLILNMARLALTPVTQPSLDHSFSEPPSPTPPGLWTSEHLLFQHDSDTAYV